A single Polyodon spathula isolate WHYD16114869_AA chromosome 6, ASM1765450v1, whole genome shotgun sequence DNA region contains:
- the LOC121316646 gene encoding chitin synthase chs-2-like, whose amino-acid sequence MEEQKDRSEQRQERHGDTWDPFQLNPIGAEKESKKRGFVFLQHLFALFVGLFVLVSAFFSKGSLLVLTTMASEKSLLEKDRAFYLLMVACSLAVPNVLLFLKSLWKCAFKNFVAPNIKTMLVICLIESLVSFGTSILALVAMPYFDILTNLFILGSVCFFSSVFQAAFHLQKKAWKIIFPICSVVFVLSGYILLGLDYYIRKTSTVANGNSQNDYLYVGLGIFATILVSLNWWENSFQASDKLHNALTELEGFRDFVFVLSSILRTAVIGMVFAICITVEGVHWSVFSKFPADTVHRGVSILMVQAFASAVCHWFGVVGCKIHAVRCSFALPVVLTTPAVVIAFVVSFLMQFNNFLKNNINATIGGFCANFYNYKLMNTSKLVLDEISNSICRTSVRYSEPWGPAVMGLEGLCWWVGLLCSTYYIWTQKFQRIERTTQIFVRRLYEAAFIDQSLLLNTRMKIIKVRKQESNEKVESCVIYLCATMWHETFDEMLKILTSMFRLDRYRGDPKEQHKDNIDFECHIFVDDSYDKDNNVNKYVKDLVSVIIEVYRVFTNKEPDDVSIIETPYGGRLTCILPEGNMLYIHLKNKQLIRNKKRWSQIMYMYYLLGWKGYIAKNPQRLRTVVNPCRASLVSMNGNAFILPQDENDSKRKNISDDNTYIMALDGDTDFHPSALILLVDRLRMYQNVGAACGRIHPTGMGPMVWYQKFEYAVGHWLQKTAEHVFGSVLCSPGCFSLFRGSALMDDNVLKRYTTTSTKAGEYVQYDQGEDRWLCTLLLQQGWRVEYNAASDAYTNAPQEFNEFYNQRRRWGPSTLANTLDLLHSGAETSKKNSSISSLYIFYQIFTVGSSILGPASVCLMIAGAFSFVFNWDANFAILLSVLPPAVYIIICYTTKPAFQLAVAAILSVLYAFLMTATFLSIIGQMVEEKTFITPSGLFLVSASILYVTTAILHPQEFGLLIYGLMYVICIPSGYLLLAIYSLVNLHIVSWGTRESTSEVAKEKTMGVVCDKRCTMCCWDIKIEVNQETKNVVLQQLQQTVQPKNKNKQQNLNNLQELQLQTIPQDGNEAAPLKRPSEYRLAGQHDPSPPPSDKSEDQYEKEKHVRFRDLDEDQDQGQDQDQDQGQDQNEDQIEDLPENVWIKPIKEEFLKKLTYANLKRNLAAQIKHALRDKKHEDVCDELVLMLTDTLNQELFDTVGPEDILPDSLVEELRESLNDCARRILVMNQVETLQKRVRRAIEKTLMAPQVEKLPDEERDFWVKLIERYLEPLSEDKAHKEEVKRELKSLRNKATFLYFIVNILWVVATFFLQAIGEAISIKIPKIYPNGTVADEYLNVEPIGLMFLLTFAVLLFVQFLAMLYHRVYTLIHMVSYRTTEKEYATKDSDDEDELTIANKIPSMFSIEDDIPM is encoded by the exons ATGGAGGAGCAAAAAGATAGATCAGAACAAAGACAAGAAAGGCACGG AGATACATGGGATCCATTTCAGCTAAATCCAATTGGTGccgaaaaagaaagcaaaaaaagagggtttgtttttttgcagcatctgtttgctttgtttgttggACTCTTTGTCCTGGTCTCTGCGTTTTTTAGCAAG GGTTCCCTACTAGTTCTTACTACGATGGCAAGTGAGAAGTCGTTGCTTGAAAAGGACAGGGCTTTCTACCTCCTTATGGTGGCATGCAGTTTAGCAGTACCAAATGTGCTGCTATTTCTGAAATCACTTTGGAAATGTGCATTCAAGAACTTTGTGGCACCTAACATTAAAACAATGCTTGTG atatgTCTGATTGAATCCCTTGTGTCATTCGGTACTTCAATTCTTGCATTAGTTGCAATGCCCTATTTTGATATTCTGACCAACCTGTTCATATTAGGAAGCgtttgttttttctcatcagTTTTCCAGGCAGCGTTCCATTTACAGAAGAAAGCTTGGAAAATAATTTTCCCAATTTgttctgttgtgtttgtgttatcCGGCTACATTCTTTTAGGACTAGATTATTATATACGAAAAACATCAACTGTTGCTAATGGGAATTCTCAAAATGACTATTTATATGTTGGTCTTGGTATATTTGCAACCATCTTGGTATCCCTTAACTGGTGGGAAAATTCATTCCAAGCCAGTGATAAACTGCATAATGCCCTGACAGAGTTGGAAGGATTCAGagattttgtatttgtgctttcTAGCATTTTAAGGACAGCTGTTATTGGCATGGTGTTTGCAATATGTATCACAGTGGAAGGTGTTCATTGGTCAGTTTTCAGTAAGTTTCCAGCTGATACAGTCCATCGAGGCGTCAGCATTTTAATGGTGCAAGCATTTGCCTCTGCTGTGTGCCACTGGTTTGGGGTGGTGGGCTGTAAAATACATGCTGTTCGCTGCAGCTTTGCTCTCCCTGTTGTGTTAACAACACCTGCAGTAGTCATTGCATTTGTGGTGTCCTTCTTGATGCAGTTCAACAATTTCCTTAAAAACAATATCAATGCCACTATTGGAGGGTTTTGCGCCAATTTCTATAATTACAAACTTATGAACACTTCAAAGCTGGTCTTGGATGAAATCTCCAATAGCATTTGCCGTACATCAGTACGGTATAGCGAGCCCTGGGGCCCTGCAGTAATGGGGCTGGAAGGTCTGTGTTGGTGGGTTGGGCTGTTGTGTTCAACCTACTACATTTGGACGCAGAAATTCCAGAGAATAGAAAGAACAACTCAGATATTTGTTCGCCGACTCTATGAAGCTGCCTTCATCGATCAATCCTTGCTTTTAAACACCAGGATGAAAATCATCAAAGTGAGAAAACAGGAGAG taatgaaaAAGTTGAAAGTTGCGTAATTTATCTCTGTGCAACAATGTGGCACGAAACCTTTGATGAAATGTTAAAGATCCTCACATCAATGTTCAG gttggaCAGATACAGGGGCGATCCAAAAGAACAACATAAAGATAACATTGATTTTGAATGCCATATCTTTGTGGATGATTCATATGATAAAGATAATAATGTCAACAAATATGTGAAGGATCTTGTCAGCGTTATAATAGAAGTTTACAG ggtgttTACCAACAAGGAACCTGATGATGTGTCAATAATTGAAACACCGTATGGAGGACGATTAACCTGTATACTTCCAGAaggaaatatgttatatatacacCTGAAGAATAAACAGTTGATCCGTAATAAGAAAAGATGGTCACAG attatgtACATGTACTATTTGCTTGGATGGAAAGGCTATATTGCAAAGAATCCTCAAAGATTACGG ACAGTAGTTAACCCCTGTCGAGCAAGTCTGGTATCAATGAATGGAAACGCCTTCATTTTGCCTCAAGATGAAAATGATAGCAAGAGAAAAAATATATCAGATGATAACACATATATCATGGCACTGGACGGGGATACTGACTTTCATCCATCAGCTTTGATCTTGCTGGTGGACCGACTTCGAATGTATCAGAATGTAGGAGCAGCTTGTGGAAGAATACACCCTACTGGAATGG GTCCTATGGTGTGGTATCAGAAATTTGAGTATGCTGTGGGCCACTGGCTCCAGAAGACAGCTGAGCATGTCTTTGGTTCTGTTCTCTGCAGTCCTGGATGCTTCAGTTTATTTAGGGGATCAGCACTTATGGATGACAATGTTCTTAAACGATATACAACTACCTCAACTAAAGCCGGGGAATATGTCCAGTATGATCAAG GGGAGGACCGCTGGCTGTGCACCCTGCTTCTACAACAAGGCTGGCGAGTTGAGTACAATGCAGCTTCTGATGCCTACACCAATGCCCCTCAGGAGTTTAATGAGTTTTACAACCAAAGACGGCGCTGGGGACCCTCAACACTGGCCAATACCCTGGACCTCCTGCACAGTGGCGCAGAAACATccaaaaaaaacagttcaatttCCAGCTTGTACATATTTTACCAGATATTCACAGTTGGTTCGTCCATTCTGGGTCCTGCCTCTGTTTGTTTGATGATAGCAG gtgccttttcttttgtgttcAATTGGGATGCAAACTTTGCTATTTTATTAAGTGTTCTTCCTCCTGCTGTCTACATCATAATTTGCTACACAACCAAACCTGCTTTCCAGCTTGCTGTGGCTGCCATTTTGAGTGTATTGTATGCCTTTCTGATGACTGCAACATTCTTATCTATTATAG GTCAAATGGTAGAAGAGAAGACCTTTATCACACCATCAGGCCTGTTCCTTGTGTCAGCCAGCATTTTATATGTAACAACAGCGATCCTCCACCCCCAGGAGTTTGGCCTACTTATTTATGGTCTGATGTATGTAATCTGCATCCCAAGTGGGTACCTGCTGTTAGCTATATATTCACTGGTCAACCTCCACATTGTGTCATGGGGTACCAGAGAGTCCACCAGTGAGGTGGCTAAAGAGAAAACTATGGGTGTGGTGTGTGACAAGAGGTGCACAATGTGCTGCTGGGATATAAAAATAGAGGTCAATCAGGAGACTAAGAATGTGGTCTTGCAACAACTCCAACAAACGgttcaaccaaaaaataaaaacaaacaacaaaatctgAATAACCTGCAAGAACTCCAGCTCCAGACCATCCCACAAGATGGAAACGAGGCAGCACCTTTGAAAAG GCCGTCAGAATATCGACTTGCCGGACAACACGACCCCTCTCCCCCACCCAG CGATAAATCTGAAGACcagtatgaaaaagaaaaacacgttCGCTTTAGGGATCTGGATGAGGATCAGGATCAGGGTCAGGATCAGGATCAGGATCAGGGTCAGGATCAGAATGAGGATCAAATTGAAGATCTACCTGAAAATG tTTGGATTAAACCAATTAAAGAAGAATTCCTAAAGAAACTTACTTACGCTAACTTGAAAAGGAACCTGGCAGCACAAATAAAGCACGCGCTCAGAGACAAAAAGCATGAAGATGTGTGTGATGAATTGGTTCTCATGCTAACAGACACTTTGAATCAGGAACTATTTGACACAGTAGGTCCAGAAGATATATTACCTGACAGTTTGGTTGAAGAACTTAGGGAGTCCCTAAATGATTGCGCAAGAAGAATTCTGGTAATGAATCAAGTGGAAACTCTGCAAAAGAGAGTAAGAAGAGCTATAGAAAAAACACTGATGGCTCCTCAGGTGGAAAAACTACCTGAT GAAGAACGTGACTTTTGGGTAAAGTTAATTGAAAGATACCTGGAACCTTTGTCAGAGGACAAAGCCCACAAAGAAGAGGTTAAAAGGGAGCTGAAATCACTTAGAAACAAG GCCACATTTCTTTACTTCATCGTCAATATCCTGTGGGTGGTTGctacatttttccttcaagccatTGGGGAAGCCATCAGTATCAAAATTCCCAAAATCTATCCCAATGGCACTGTTGCAGATGAATATCTCAATGTGGAGCCCATAGGATTGATGTTTCTGCTGACATTTGCAGTGCTACTCTTTGTGCAGTTTTTGGCAATGCTGTATCACag GGTATATACCCTTATCCATATGGTATCCTACAGAACTACTGAAAAAGAATACGCGACCAAGGATTCT gatGATGAAGATGAGCTGACAATTGCTAATAAAATTCCATCTATGTTTTCTATCGAGGATGACATCCCAATGTGA